ATTTGTCAAATCAAGACCCTGTTCTATAATTAACCAAAAACGTACTGCTCTATAGAATGGAATAGTTAACATACGTACTATCCCAAAATCACTCGTTGATTATTGCATGCAAGGTGTAATTAAATTATACCCTATATATTACAGTATATATTGTTCTAACCAACCAATCGAATTATAAAATAGTGGTAAATAGGTAAATGATTTAAGAGATTTTGCAATTAATATGTGTGATCAGGTAAGTGTACCATACGCGAGCTTGTTCACACTTGTGACGGTGAGATGTGGTCATTGTACCAATTTGCTCTCTCTCAACATTGGAGTTTCACTTCATCAAAGCTCACCAGCTCCTCCCATTCATCAAGATCTTCAGGTATCATAATACACTACAACTTCAACATTTTTGTAGAATTATGGCTCATATAGTCTTGCAATCATGAAGCAGCATAAGCAACACATAACCTCTTCGGTAACAAGAAAAGAACACGGATCATCTTCTAGGAGCTTCAATCATTTCTCGACCACATTGTCAGAAAATGTAGAACGAGAGGCTCCTAGAATGCCTCCTATTCGCCGTAAGTCGCTCTTATACCTCTCACATTTGATACACAACTATTTTGAAGTTTGCATACATATGCAGTGagttcataattttattttcatggcAGCGCCTGAGAAAAGACAACGCGTTCCTTCGGCCTACAACAGATTCATCAAGTAAATGTTAACAgtaattttaagtttttctttaaattatattttctcaaCTCCTTCACGAGaagtttaataactatttaTTCCTAATCAGAGAGGAAATACAAAGGATCAAGGCTGGTAATCCAGAGATTAGTCACCGTGAGGCGTTTAGCACAGCTGCGAAAAATGTAAgctagcttcttcttttttatcatTTTCCACGTATATATGAACAACGTAGTCTACGAGATGTAGCTAAAAACAAAATTCTTTAGAATTTATAGCACCGACGATGTCAGAAGTtatgaagaagatacaaataaaataacatttggAAGTAGGAAAAGACACAAACCGTAACTATAAATCTATATAATATAGTCTTTTGACTCTTTTCTAGTAAGAGGCTTAGTAAAATGTAATTCTTAACGCTACTTAAAAAAACTTATAGTTAATTTGGATAACCAATCTTAGAAACAGATATGCAAACACATGATTggataaaatcatatatatatttctgatTAAGTATGGCATAAACTAATTAGTGGTGAGAAAGTTCTAGGGTTTGATCTTTTTTTACTGTTGTGAGCTAGGATGAACCTTTGAAATATTACTGTATATACCATAAGCTAGTGGATTCTACTATGCACAAGTGGTGGAATGTTTATTACagtatacttttaaaaaaaatttaaatttgtcaTTTTTTGTGTGTAGTGGGCACATTTTCCTCACATTCACTTTGGATTAAAGCTGGACGGCAACAACAAAAAAGGCAAGCAAATAGACCAGTCAGTTGCAGGCCAAAAGTCTAATGGCTATTACTAAAGCCTTTACATATATTGATAAATGGCTATTATATATGTGTACGCTGATGATATGGAAGAGAAggcaaggaagaagaagatccaTACATTAccttacttatatatatatatatatacatacatatacatgTATGTCCCTTTCTTTTTCATGTGTGGGTTCCATCTATAACTTCGTTTCTAGCTTATATTATCCTAATAAGTGAAGCCCATATATGGTTTTCACATTTGAACCTAATTATTTAAGAAGAATTTCCTTTAAGAAGATTGTAATATCATTTCCTCTTTCCTCGTTCTGAAAAGGTGTAACTTTTTGTGTGGTCACCAACTTATATAATGCGAAGTTTATACTTTATAGCAGttgtagatatatatatatatatatactactaatTAACACACAAGCTAACAGGAATACGAgtgattttatatcaattttaattaatgttataaattttgaagaaacgGAGTTTTATCAAGAATCATAAGTttttgaacaaacaaaaaaaaatcaagaatcaTAAGTAAATAAAAGTGTAGTTGGACTTTACATAGCTATTTCTGTATATTATAAAGACACATGTACAGTATTATGTACAGTAGAATGTAACATAGAGTGGTAAGAAAATAAATTCCATCTTGGGATATGATATGGTAACTTTTATGGTGCTGACTGCTGAGATTATTCTGAAAATCACTCATTCCAAAGAAACATTCTTTACAAAAAGCAAAGGCTCCCAATGAATACATAAATTGCTTGATTTTAacagtttttatttctttttaaagaaCAACTCGATGAGAAATCAGTGCTCGTGTCTTCTcgtgtcagccgcaaaactcGCAATCCGGTTGAATATCATGACTAAAATTAGTCACACTTTTATGTTTTAGAAGGTCACTCACTGGCAGCTTTGAAACTTTTATTTTGAATGGTTGTGCGCCTGAATAATTTACTCTAGCTAACGAATTTTTTGCATATTTAAATATGGAAtaagttataataagttacaactTACAAAATAACACAAAAGTATAATCTTAGTTTGtgttattataaaataagttacaaattttgaattttaccaCAACTAACACAAGCGCATGACGGGTTTATCCGCTACAACCCGCAAACGCAACTTTTGTGGTTGGTAACGGTTGTTGGcattttgcaacaatcactcaaaccgttctaaaccgATTCAAACTGCTCTAAACTTCTTAAATTCAAAAGTTGGTTCTAGTTAgagtttgcggttgcgggaggataatttttttttccttttaaaaaaaaatagaaatacaaaaataaaaaatattcaataaaaaatttaactggaattataaaaatacaaatatatctattatattttagttaatattatataaaaaaatattttctataatttttaaaattttaaaactataactttctaagtatagttttatgtttattataatattataatttttgatatatttataattatataaaatataaatattattaatttattatttaaccgctgctaCATTtgttagttaaccagtcataagtattcCGCAAATGCATCAATTTCTAATCGTAGTACCAGTtttacaaatctcttaaaatcgCTAAAAACCgtaaccacccgcatccgcaaactcccgcaaccgtaACTACAACTGTTGCGTTGAACCAATGAGGCCCTAAATATGAAGAGAACATAGTTggtcttttcttttcttgtttggtgtaataagatttttatttaatcatatttaaaaaaaatctttgaaatttaaaataatatttaaatttttgtcacagTTCGTCACCACCACTGATAATTTTCTCGACTAAGATCAGAGATGTGGGGTCACATTTTCAAGTCTCTGCAACAGTATTGGAGACACTTGCGTACCTCTTCCATCGTCTCTCGTCCATGCACACacatttaaagaaagaaagacaaTAGTTAAAACTTGCGTATAATAGAGGATATAcataaaatcttgttcaaaaaaaaaaaaaaaaagaggatataCATAAAATGAACAAGGGagtgaagaaagagaagaagagaacgtTTAATGAAGAGGatccaaaagaaaaacagaatctGAAACGTCAAATCATGTTAGTTGGGggtctttggatgtctttggCTCTTTGTGCCTCTGACGGGTCTTGTCCACACAcctttaatctttcttttttcacTGCACTTTTTCTTCCTtcattattatgttttttttaaaagaatgtacattaaggttttttttttataatcataaaGTGTCATATAGGAACATAATTAGAAAGTGGCTAATTTTTAGAAACACAcgcaaatagttttttttttttaagtaagatTTGTGAATTGTTCTAGGCAACTTACATAGAAGAGCATATGCACtttactctttttatttttaacctctagttaattatgttattacaacaatgagaaatattatatagaCGATTCTACTGCCGATAATTCTAACATCTTGTGTGAATACACATCTGACTGTGCTATTCCGAGCCGCCATATGAGATCCATGTCCGATAGTATACCATGCACCATGTTGAAAATTTCTTGtaactttttttcttcataATCCACATAATTTGAATTTTCTCGGGTTTGAACCTTAGACATTTTGGTGTATAAGCATTAATAAACTTTTAGTGAAACTGCGGGACTAAGGAGACTTTCACCATTAGTCAAACCCCAGaactcttcttcttttattaGGTAGATGttccttttgttttcttctacCATTTTCCTTATTTATATAAAGAGAGTCGGAAATATATACAGTCTGTATCCATTTTAGAAATGTATATGGGTTACCAAAAAGTtgtaatataacaaaataaatgttgtTAGTTTCTTAATTGATTTGGGCAAACATGGTAACTACCGATCACCCCCATTGTTTCTCAGAGCATGCACTTAAATAATAAGGCTACGTTTCCAGATACAAACAAGAACAATTTCTGCAAGAAAAAACTTGTTTAAACACacataatatgttatattaagCTTTCCAAAAATGTGTTAATCATGAAGTCAAGTCTTCTTCGTTTATAAATAGACTTGTACAATTGTGAAACATGCATTTATTGCAAAGTACACTAATAGCTAACCTATCAGACATAAATAAGGAAGCAAA
This genomic interval from Brassica napus cultivar Da-Ae chromosome A6, Da-Ae, whole genome shotgun sequence contains the following:
- the LOC106346333 gene encoding putative axial regulator YABBY 2 isoform X1, whose protein sequence is MSIDISSERVCYVHCNFCTTILAVSVPYASLFTLVTVRCGHCTNLLSLNIGVSLHQSSPAPPIHQDLQQHKQHITSSVTRKEHGSSSRSFNHFSTTLSENVEREAPRMPPIRPPEKRQRVPSAYNRFIKEEIQRIKAGNPEISHREAFSTAAKNWAHFPHIHFGLKLDGNNKKGKQIDQSVAGQKSNGYY
- the LOC106346333 gene encoding putative axial regulator YABBY 2 isoform X2, yielding MSIDISSERVCYVHCNFCTTILAVSVPYASLFTLVTVRCGHCTNLLSLNIGVSLHQSSPAPPIHQDLQHKQHITSSVTRKEHGSSSRSFNHFSTTLSENVEREAPRMPPIRPPEKRQRVPSAYNRFIKEEIQRIKAGNPEISHREAFSTAAKNWAHFPHIHFGLKLDGNNKKGKQIDQSVAGQKSNGYY